The genomic segment AACTTTTTACCAAGATTATCAGCATTACTAATTTCTCCTGGTGGCATCAATACTTGGACAAAGGCATCAATATTATTGGTATCGAACCGAAACTGACGGCAAGCTAACCACAACAAAGCAGCCAGTTTTGGTAAAGCATAATGAGATTTTAAATCTCGCAGTGCAGAAGTCCCAGCAAAAACACTTTTTGCCAATGCACCCAAAACATAATACTCATCACCCATTCCGACCCAAATACTGGTGTTATATGAGTTTGGGACGAAACGCGCCACAGAGGTTTTAGAGACATCAGCGATTTCAGGTGGCATGGCTAATACTATTGGCACACCTGAAGGATAAATTTGAGCTATAGCTTTTGTCTCACTGCCACCAATGTCAGCTGAGATGACGATTTTGGGGGTATCTACAGCAGGATCTGGATTTGGATTCGGTTTATTCATGAATTACCTCAAAGGACTGAATGTGTAAGGGTTGCATGGTGGTAAGGATGAAGAGTGTCTGACTTTTCACAGAAAGTACTACAACCCTCCTTGCTGGCTGGGTATAGGGTGTAGTCCAAAATCCGGGTATAGGGTGTTGGGTGTTGGGTTAAATTCAGTTCTTCTTCACTACACCCCGCACCCACCCCCTGCTCCCCATACCCTCTCATTCTTATAGATTTGCCGAAATCAAACGTACTATTCGACGACTAAACCCCAAATAATTTACTAGCCCTTCTCATTTCCTCTGTTATTTCTACGGCTATTAAATCTTTCTCGTAGTCATAATCTTCTTCATCTGGAAGCAAAAGTTCTTCCCTAACTTCAACATCATTAGATATAGATAGTGCAGTTGTTGAGTCAAACCCTTGAGAATTGACAAGTTCTGTCTTGTCCAGTGATATGCCCTGATCTGGGGTAGCACCTGGGTAGTCAGCAGTAGTATTCACCAGTTGAACAGCAGTACTCATTTGAGGTGAAATCCCGAAAACCTCGCGGATCAGAGAAGCTTGACCTTCTAATTGTTTGATTGACCAAATTGCTATGCGTCTTAATTCCTCGTCACGCACTCCTACAGAATGCATCACAAAAGGTAGCCAGTACGCTTTGAGCGCATTTACAACAAACTCAGAAAAATCTAAATCTAGTTTCAAAGGGTTCGACTTGAGGTAGCTAATTATTTTGCCATCCAAACTCTCAAGAGAACGCTTAATTGAGATTATCTCTTGCTTTACCTCGTTCATATTATTCATTCAGGAATTTTCCGAAAACACTAATCCAAATATTTCCAATGACTCAGCGAAGAGTCCGAGGCGCAGATGGGAAGCCCCATAAATAAATTTAGGGGTCTAATTCAGGACGTATTATTTTTTGTGCATTTTGAGCGTAAATCAATTTAATTGCTCTGGAACCTTTGATTAGAGGGGAACCTAAAATCTTTATCCTCTGCTCACTGCTCCCTTGATCCCCTATTCCGATGTTCCTTTGTTAGAAAGCTTTCCTGCTCCATGCTCAAGAGCTTCTTTGCTTAAGAGTTATCAAATAAGAATTCAGTTTGAACTCTGTATGACGGACTCTGAATAAGTAGGCTTAACACCCTCACTAAATTATAGATTTAGTGGTCAACTTTTGTACCTGACTCCAAATTGAAATTTATTGCATTAAAAGAAACGAAGACTCATGCAAAAACAATCGAACAAGTCTACTAGCCTAAATAATAGATTAGCACTCTAATTAATTTTTCAAATTTCACTCACGCTATCTTTTAAAAGTCTGACAATCTACACAAGACTAAAGTAGATTTAGAGCTAAACTGTGTTGTATAATACAATTCCCCAGAGGTAGTTATCGGGCTACCACACAGGTGACACCTAGCTACCTGTCGGGTGAAAAAATAGCGGTTTTTTGTGATTTTTGATTTTCCCGACAACTACCTGTCTGGTAGCCCTCAAGGTAGCTAGCGAGGAGCGATAAAATTGCCAAAAATTAGAAAATCAGCCGCCTGAAAATAGGTGTACTTATTAGTCTTATTTAGGCTATTCTTGATTTGAGAAAAATGCCATTTTCGGCTTGAGTACAAATACTCAGTAAGCCTAAAAAATAATTTCAGTTATTACGTGAAATATTATTGACCGGAGAAAAAGAAGGTGATGAGAAATGGCGTATGCGATCGCTTCTTTAAAAAAACTAAAATTTAGTAATATAGCGGGGAGTGCATCTCATACATCTCGTGAGAGGGAGACACCAAATGCTGACTTGTCGGTAGAGAATATTAGGTTTATAGGCAGTAACGATCCCGAATCAAGGTTAGAAGATTTGGTGATGGCGAAGATAAATGAGGTTTCGCAGCGACGGAAGATAAGGACTGACGGGGTTTATTGCGTGGAGATGTTGCTGAGTGCCTCGCCTAGTTACTTTCGTCCCTCTTGCCCAAATCAGGGAGGGTATTATGAGCAAAATAAATTAGATATTTGGCTAGAAGCGACGCAGCAATGGTTATCTGAGGAATACGGTTCGCGGATAGTCAGGGCAGAATTACACTTAGATGAAATCACACCGCACGTTCACGCTTATTTTGTGCCAGTGGATGATGATGGGCAACTAAGATGCAAGCACTTCTTTGGCGGTCGGCAGAAAATCCAAGCATTTCAAGACTCGTACTATGAGACGATGCGGTTGATTGGCTTGGAGAGAGGCTTGAGGGGTTCCAGAGCCAAACACGAGGATATAAAAGACTTTTACCGAATAGTAGAAACAGGACGGAACCTGGAAGTATCAGAGTTAAATTTAGAGCAAATCAAAGCCAAAGCCGCAGATCGAGACAGAGCAGCCCGACAACTTCAACAAATGGAAGCAACAGCTACTTCCCTGGCTCAAGCTAATGAACTGTTTCAACAACGCATTGCCCAATTAGAGGAACAGAAAGAAAAATATCGGCAACAGACTCAGCAATTGCGTGACTTAGCCTTGGAGGATGTGGCTTGGGAGTTGGGTTTAAACTTTGAACCCGGTCAATCTAACTCTTGGGTGGGTCATGGCCACATCATTGATATAAATGGGGATAAATTTCAGTCCGCCTCCCCAGGAGTAGAAAAGGGGGGCGGGGCGATAGATTTGGTGATTCAGGTGAACAATTACAATCTGCGGCAGGGTTTGGCGTGGCTCAATGACAGATTTGGGGAATCGGGGGCAGAACGAGCAGCCATCGCCGCAGTATTGAAACAAACAGCAGATATTCTTCAAACCGAGCTAGCCCCCAAGTTTGTGCCACCAGTTGAGGATAAAAGCAAGTGGCTTGCAGTACATGACTACTTGACTCACTTGTGGGGGCTACCATCAAATTTTGTACACGGATTTCACCAATCGGGGTTAATTTACGCTGATAAGCAGCAAAATGCAGTGTTTATAATGCGAGATTTAAACCACCAAATCAAAGGAGCTTACCTTGAGGGAAGTGAATTTAAGGGTTTGGCAATTGGCAGCGATCGCACAAAGAGTTGGTTCCATTTCCAGTTGGGGGAGCCAGGAACGAATAAAGTAGAAAAAGCGGTACTTTGTTCCTCAACGATTGATGCTTTCTCAAAAGCAATGTTGGAATATTCCGCAACTGGGTCAATACCAAAACAGCGAACACTTTACATGGCGCTTGTTGACCCAAAAAGTACACCAGTAGAGCGATTAGAGCATATTCCTCAAATCAAAACGGCGTTTAACTCCGATGAATTTGGAGAAGCCACGGCACTAGCTGTTAAGAAATTACTGCCCCATGCTAGACGCTCAAGACCCAAAACAGTCTCTTGGAATCAGGATCTGTTGCTTGAAAAGTTGCCGCAGCAACAGCAGCAGCGTAAGTCAGAGGCGGATTTAAGTCTTTAGTGGCGAGATCGCTGCTTGAGTGCGAATGAAAGGCTAGAAATAGGCAACGCGCTTTATAAAAACAATGGCCAGAAGTACGAGAAATTTGGGTACTTCAGGCTGTGAGCAAAAAGTGAGTCAGCCTTTATTATCAGTTTGATGCTCAATAATTTACCCATGAGTTCAGAACTGATAGAAAGAATATTTTCTCTTTACAAACAAAACAATCCTTTAATAGCAGTGGAATCTCCATTGCAAGAGAGGATAAGCTTACTCAAAAACCTAACTCAAAAATGCATTAATAGTGGTATCAATTGTTATATGTGGATGTTAGAAGATGACAAATTATACCAGCTAAGAATGAATGATTGTGAATTGGCATTCTCAGAAATTAAAGAATACAACAGAATCGCTTTCAAAGTTGTACGTGAAGATTCCTTTGAGATTTTGCGGTTTTGGAAGACAACCCAGTTACAAGGGATTTTGATCCTGGAAGGGATATACCCGTGGCTGGGTCAAGGAGCGACGGATGCAGATTTCTTCCTGACAGCAGAATGGATTAAGTCAGCCCTGATTAACATTAAGCTTTACAATGATAATTCCGGTAAAACAGCTTTGTTGCTGGGGTCAAACGCAAGCCTCAAGTCAGATATAGCTGGTCTAATACCGATAATTACCCAAGAGTTACCCACAGTTGAGGAAATTAGCGATTATCTGCCACAAATATTACCCGACTCAATTACACTAGTCCAAATCAATGAAATAGCGAATACTTGTGTAGGGATGTATTTGGCAGATATTGAAACAGGGGTAAAAACTGCTCTAGCAATTGACAATAGTGAATTAGTCAAAAAAGTTTCTGCTTATAAAATTGAGTTGCTCAAACGAGTTTACAATGTGGAATTTTTGCAACCAATGACAATTCCTGTCGGGGGACTGGAGTTAATGCAGTCAGCATTTAAGGGATACAAGCGCCTCCTGACACCGTTAGCGAAGTCTTACAACTTGCGCCTACCAAAAGGTGTTTTATTGATTGGCCCACCCGGAACAGGTAAATCTCACTCGGCTAAGGCTTGTTCTCAAATACTGGGATTACCCTTGGTAATCGTGGAGTGGGGTCATTTCCGCAGTTATGGAAATATGGCGGAATACAAACTCAAAAAGTTATTGGCACTGGTAGACCGAATTAACCGTATAATTTTTTACCTCGATGATTTTGACAAGGGATTTGCCGGAGATGATGATTTATCACGAAGATTAGCAGGGATGTTACTCACTTGGATGCAGGAAAGAACAAGTGATGTATTAATAATTGCTTCTGCCAATAATATCCAATGGCTACCACCAGAGCTAACCAGAAGTGGACGGTTTGATCAGATATTCAAAATCGACTTACCAAACAACGGCGAAAGACATTCTATATTTAAGATTCACCTAGCAAGATTTGACAAGCGCTTTAGTCACGGTGGAGATGCCTTTACCCCAGAAGAATGGCAAAGATTATTGAAGGTAACACATCGCTGTGTCGGTGCAGAAATTCAGGCAATCGTCGAAAGAGCAGCATTCTCAATATTTTGTCAATCCTTTGATGAAGAAACTCCAGCACTAGAGGATTTGCCGCCATTACAAATTACCCTAACTGCACTATTAGAATCAAGAAAAAGCGTAAATCCTCTGGCAATACGTGAAGCCGACCGAATAGAAAGTATGCGGAATAAGGCAGATTTGCAAGGACTACCATCTAGTCCGGTGGATTCATCAATATATAGTCTGGGCGATATCGATATTTTTGGTAGTTAATTTTATGCAAATACTAAAGTTTCAATCGAAAATCGATTGGTATGCTGCTGGCTTTAAGCTGCTAAACATCGCTGGGCCAATTGCTGGGGTGTCAGTAATCTTGTTCACAGCAGTAGTATCTTATATCGAAACTCGTCCCCAAAAATTGCCGATTCAGTATAAACTTATTCACAATAACCAGACCTTTTATTTAGAAGCGGCAAATAAAACACAAGAACTAGAGAAAGGACTCAAATGGAGAAATAATCTAGAGAGCGATCGCGGAATGTTATTTAACTTGGGTCGAGAGTATAAACGTGTACCATTTTGGATGTACCAAGTCAAAGTGCCGTTAGACATCATATACCTTAAAAATAATCTGGTGACAACCATAATTCACAATGCGCCACCATGCCAAAAAAATCCTTGTCCAATCTATTACGGTGTCACTGCGACACAGATTTTAGAACTAAAAGCGGGTGCTAGTAATATTCAGGTTGGGCAGAAATTAGTAATAGAGCCTATACCTTGATTGAAACTTTATTAGAATTCACAGAAAAACTAAGCTAAGTATTTGCGACTAATCACTAGCAATCAACTGGCAAATCAAAAGTCAAACCATAACATTTAGCCAACAACACCGATGCAATAATAACAACTGGTGCTACTAGACGAAAGTCATCTCTGAAATCAGGAATAACTACACAGGTGACTAAAGTATCTATGACTATTTCCAGGCAAATATCAGCTTTCAACTGTAATTATTCCCCCATTTGAACTACTATCTTGCCTGGAATCATAGCGTCAATTCATCTGCTGATATGAAAGCTCTGGATAAATCTTACTTTACAATTATTTGCAAAACTTTATTTTTCAATAATATTTATCGGCATTGAGCCGAGATAAGAATAAAAACGGAATGGCTATTATAAAAGCATTTTCAGTTGCCTATTCCACGTAATAGGCTAACTGTGCAATGTAACTCTCTAATGAAACTACTCCTCGTGTAACAAGATCACGGGGTGGCATCTCTGCTTCTAGGGCAAGGGTTGTCATGTTAGAGAAAGATGCTGCTGCTGAGTTTGAAAATCCCATATTCCGCATTGTCTTTAAAATCTGGAATCGAGCAGGACAACTTCAAAGAAGTTTTTGTGGACATAACAACTGCATCAATGGTGTAAGTTTCAGTCCTGATGGCAAAACATTTGCCACTGCCAGCAACCATGCTGATGCTACAGTTAAGCTTTGGAACCTAGAAGGACAAGAACTTAAAACATTAAAAGGTCATGGTAACACCGTCTTGGCAGTGTCTTTCAGCCCTGATGGAACTGTACTTGCCTCCGCTAGTGATGGATGGCACTGTCAAGCTGTGGAATGCAGAAACTCTAGACTTTGATCGATTAGTAATACGTGGCTGCGATTGGGTAAAAGATTATTTGCAAACCAATCCCAATGTGAACGACAGCGATCGCCAAGTGTGTTTGTAAGTCAGCCTTGAAAAAAGTGAACTTTACAGTCATTTTTTTCCCACTAATTAGATAAGCTGTAACAAATCTTCTCTGTAGCCAAAAGAACTAGTTTTTTTTGTACTAGAGTCTGTAGGATTTTAAAAATAAGTTGTGAATAATGTGGATAAGATTTCATGCGTTCACAAATTATGCAAATATCAGACTACGAGAATTCCAATACAACTAGCTTTGAGGCAAGACCAACAGCAGCCTTACCATCAAGAAAAAAGAAAGTTATTGAAGGTAGCACAATTGGGCTGATGGGAGTAACGGGAGCATTAATGATTCTGGAGATGTCAGTCCACAACATAATGCTTGGAGGATTGATGATTGCAGGAGCAATAGCAGTTGCAATTCCAAAACAAACACAGGCATTGCTAACAAATTTTGAAAAGCTACAACGAAAATGGGGAGTAAATTTATATGCAATATTGTTTGCATTCTTGTCGGTAATATTTCTCTTAGATTTTGCTTCTTCGCCAGCAGAAGCACAGTTTTTTAACAATGCTCAAACTTGGATGAATGGTGCTTTTGGCAATGCTGGTAACGGGCAAACACAAGCAGTTATAGATTTGTTCTTCAACGTATTAAGAGGTCTGTTCCTGCTCTATGTAGGCATCAGCTTGGTAAGAATTGTTCAAGCAGCCCGAAATGACGAAGATTGGCAAACATTAGCCAGAACTCCATTAATTATTGTACTTTCAGTCTTTGTTGGAGACTTAGTTACTGGTTTAATTACTGGAGCATAGTTCAGTGAACAGTGAACAGTTATCAGTTATCAGTGAGAGATTGATAACTGATAACTGTTAAAGGCAACATCTATTTGGTCACAGCATTTCTTGAATGAGAAAAAGTGCCCTGATTCAAGAAATGCTTCATATTAACAACCAA from the Nostoc flagelliforme CCNUN1 genome contains:
- the mobV gene encoding MobV family relaxase, yielding MAYAIASLKKLKFSNIAGSASHTSRERETPNADLSVENIRFIGSNDPESRLEDLVMAKINEVSQRRKIRTDGVYCVEMLLSASPSYFRPSCPNQGGYYEQNKLDIWLEATQQWLSEEYGSRIVRAELHLDEITPHVHAYFVPVDDDGQLRCKHFFGGRQKIQAFQDSYYETMRLIGLERGLRGSRAKHEDIKDFYRIVETGRNLEVSELNLEQIKAKAADRDRAARQLQQMEATATSLAQANELFQQRIAQLEEQKEKYRQQTQQLRDLALEDVAWELGLNFEPGQSNSWVGHGHIIDINGDKFQSASPGVEKGGGAIDLVIQVNNYNLRQGLAWLNDRFGESGAERAAIAAVLKQTADILQTELAPKFVPPVEDKSKWLAVHDYLTHLWGLPSNFVHGFHQSGLIYADKQQNAVFIMRDLNHQIKGAYLEGSEFKGLAIGSDRTKSWFHFQLGEPGTNKVEKAVLCSSTIDAFSKAMLEYSATGSIPKQRTLYMALVDPKSTPVERLEHIPQIKTAFNSDEFGEATALAVKKLLPHARRSRPKTVSWNQDLLLEKLPQQQQQRKSEADLSL
- a CDS encoding ATP-binding protein yields the protein MSSELIERIFSLYKQNNPLIAVESPLQERISLLKNLTQKCINSGINCYMWMLEDDKLYQLRMNDCELAFSEIKEYNRIAFKVVREDSFEILRFWKTTQLQGILILEGIYPWLGQGATDADFFLTAEWIKSALINIKLYNDNSGKTALLLGSNASLKSDIAGLIPIITQELPTVEEISDYLPQILPDSITLVQINEIANTCVGMYLADIETGVKTALAIDNSELVKKVSAYKIELLKRVYNVEFLQPMTIPVGGLELMQSAFKGYKRLLTPLAKSYNLRLPKGVLLIGPPGTGKSHSAKACSQILGLPLVIVEWGHFRSYGNMAEYKLKKLLALVDRINRIIFYLDDFDKGFAGDDDLSRRLAGMLLTWMQERTSDVLIIASANNIQWLPPELTRSGRFDQIFKIDLPNNGERHSIFKIHLARFDKRFSHGGDAFTPEEWQRLLKVTHRCVGAEIQAIVERAAFSIFCQSFDEETPALEDLPPLQITLTALLESRKSVNPLAIREADRIESMRNKADLQGLPSSPVDSSIYSLGDIDIFGS
- a CDS encoding DUF192 domain-containing protein translates to MQILKFQSKIDWYAAGFKLLNIAGPIAGVSVILFTAVVSYIETRPQKLPIQYKLIHNNQTFYLEAANKTQELEKGLKWRNNLESDRGMLFNLGREYKRVPFWMYQVKVPLDIIYLKNNLVTTIIHNAPPCQKNPCPIYYGVTATQILELKAGASNIQVGQKLVIEPIP
- a CDS encoding WD40 repeat domain-containing protein, translating into MLEKDAAAEFENPIFRIVFKIWNRAGQLQRSFCGHNNCINGVSFSPDGKTFATASNHADATVKLWNLEGQELKTLKGHGNTVLAVSFSPDGTVLASASDGWHCQAVECRNSRL